TCAATATGGGAGCAGGGACCTATGGATAACATCAGTCTTTACGAATCCCTGCGCCAGATCTTCATTCAATACGGTCTTCCGGGTATTGAGTACACGGCCTATTATTTTATCGCTGTAAATAGCTTTTATATGTTGCTTCTGGTCTTGGCATTATTGTCAGTGAAAAAGCGTAAGAATTTAAAGCCTTTTACCGGGCAAATGGATCACTTAAGTTTTTCACCTGCAATTACCATTCTAGCACCCGCTTTCAATGAAGAGCGTTCCATTGAAGAATCCACGAAGGCCCTGTTACACCTTCAGTACACGCGTTATGAAGTGATGGTGCTAAATGATGGTTCTAAAGATGGAACCTTAGAAATCCTAAAGGAAAAGTTTGCGCTTTATGCAGAAAATCTGCCTCGCTGGTCTCACCTTGGAAAAGGCATCGTGCGTGGAACTTATAAATCTAAAATCTTCCCGAACCTGACAGTCATTGATAAATTCAATTCAGGTAAGGCTGATTCCTTGAACGTCGGAATTGATTACGCATCCAAAGAATTAATCTGCTGTGTAGATTCTGATTCTTTATTAGAGCAAGATGCCCTTATTGCGGTCACGGCTCCTTTCCTAGAAGATCCCACGACCATTGCTTCAGGCGGAACGATTCGAGTTATTAATAGCAATAAGCTTGAAAACTCAAGCGTCACTGAACGCCGCTTCCCTAAAGAATTCCTTCCGGCAATTCAGTTATTGGAATACATCCGCGCTTTCTTCTGCGGTCGCGTGGGCTGGAATTCTCTTAATGCCACGATCATTATTTCCGGAGCCTTTGGAGCTTTCAAAAAGGACGCTGTCGTAGCGGTGGGCGGGTATCAGACAGACACCTTAGGCGAAGACATGGATCTTGTGGTCCGCCTCCACGCTTATCACCGACTTAAAAAGATCCCTTATCAAATCGTCTTCTTACCTGAACCTGTCTGCTGGACAGAAGTTCCTAGTGACTGGCGCACCTTAAAAAAACAGCGTCGTCGTTGGTCTATCGGACTTGCCCAAGTATTATGGAAGTACAAAGGCTTACTGATGAATCCACGTTACGGCACTGTGGGCCTTATCGCATTCCCGTATTTTCTTTTTGTGGATTTATTAAGTCCCTTCATCGAGTTCTTCGCGATCTTTTTAATCGTAGCCGGCGTTGGTTTTGGTTATTTCGGTCAGTATGCGGAAGTGCTGTTATTCTTTATCAGTATCTTTTACGGAAGTATTGTGACCTATGCCGCTGCGATGATTGACGATAGCTTTGACGAAAATCGTCGTCACTTCCCATCTTTAACAAAAATATTTATGTTTTCGATTCTAGAAAACTTCGGCTATCGCCAAGTTCACGCCCTCTGGAGAATTGAGGGCGTGCTTAAAGCCTTTAAGAAAGATCACCGTTGGGGATCTATGAAGCGAAAAGGTCTTACCAGCGGCGGATGATAGAGAACATGACCACGTAGTTTTTAGTGTCAGAGTTTCTGCGGTCCTGATACTCAAGGTTCGTTTCAACGTACCAGTTTTTTGAAATCTTATAAGAACCACCAATTCCGTACGTATTGCCTTTAAGTTGGCCAACACCGGAATCATAGCTGTGGGCATAATGCTCTACACTGTTTGCGTAATATACCCATACGCGGTTGTCGTCAGTGATAAAACGAACGTACTTGATCATTCCTGTCGCTGAATTCGCATCTTTTGCATTTGCGAAATTATCGCGCGATAAAAACACACGTAAATAAAGCATGTCTTTGCCGCTGACATAGTATTCAGCAGCTAAAGATGCCAAATAGTTAACAACGTCAGCTTGTTGATAATCTGAATATCTGAATGAAGCATATCCCACCAACTTATCAGTTAGCGGCGTTACGTATTCAGCCTCGGCCGTACGCGCAGGGAATAAAGTGTTGCGGCCTGCCTCAGTGATTTCAACTCTCAGCGCTTTTTTATCCATATGATAAATGGCGCCAGCACCGATTCTGCCGTCTTGATAGTCGTAGCGATTCATGCCTTCCATGATCGCAATCACAGTCCATTTTTGGGATACGCGGGATTTATAAAGAACTAGAAGCTGGCCTCCGTCGCCGGTAGGAACATTGGATTGGTAGCCCGTAGAATCCAAACGAAGTTCGTGGCGGTTGCCAACGATCTCTTCAGCTTTTTCAGCAGTCGTCACCACGACCTGATCGTCAGTTAAAGCCTCTTGAACGTGCTTTGGTTGGCTTTTAAACCACTCAGAGTAAAGAACTGAACGGCCTTCAGCGAATGACACTGAAGACATCAGCATCGCCGAAAAAAATAAGACCATTTTTTTCATATAAACCTCACGGAAAAATTCGGGGTATTTATAGCACTTGTGGGGTTTATTGCAGAGTCTGCATCTTCGGCTTTGAAATTTAGAAAAGACTGTCTAACGGCTGCACAAAAAATTAAGGCCCGCTTTGCAGCAGGCCTTATTTTAATTATTCAAAAATAGAGGTGAGAACATCATGCTCCCCGAGACCTTCCTTGGTATCACCCCTCCCGTAAAAATGATTGCAGCATAACAAAAATCGGATTGCAAGAAGGTAATAACAGATTATTTAAGATTTTAATAAAAAAAGCCCGCAAGAAGCGAGCTTTATTAAATATCTCTAAGAAAATACAAGGAATTAGAAGTTAGAGATGCTGTCGACGAGCTCAGGGAAGTCGATAAAAGGGTTTCTGTTGCTCTGCACCTTAAAGATCTCGTTATTTCTGCGCATTTCTTCATCATCTACCGGGTCTTCACGGTGCCATTTGCGCAAGATCTTCTCTTCATCACCAGTGATGAAAAGGTCATAACGAACTGAGAAATAGAACAAAGCGCGAGCCACGTTGCCTTTATGCTGTTGAGGTGGCTCAAACACGTCCTCGGGGCCGGCAGAACCAACACCGAAGCGCGAAGCTGGGCATTTTAAATCAATAAGGTCAGTAGTCACTTCGCCGAAAAGATTGTTCCCGCGGATCGCATTCAACTGAGAATCAGTTGGGAATAAGTGGTGAAGATCAGATTTTTGCAGATCATCAGAAAACTTACGAGCAAAACGGCTTTGTGGCCATGTGTGCTCTACGTTGATCACTTTATTGTCAGGAATGGTATTTGGCTTAGGAGCTTGTTTACGGAAATCGCGCGCCGGTCTTTCAACATCACAGTAAACATCTTTGACTGTGTAACCACCGGCACCGTCAGAGTGAAGATAGAATTTCCCCATCAGGAACTTTCTAGCTTCACCGTAGCTGATTGGAGTGTGCGCATAACATGGGCTGCCTTTTTGCTCTAAGCAAGACTTTACAATAAGGTCAGGTTTGCCATTTTGTTTTACGTGATAACTGCGAAGCACAGCTTTGATTTTATAAACCAAAGTTTCATCGCTCTCGCCTGCATTTATAGCGGCATAAAATTCTTCCCCATAGTACGGAATCACTGGAGAATTTTGTGCAGCTTCCACTACACAAACAAATAAACTTGAAAGAACAATCACTGACTTAATGAGCTTGGTTAGCTTCATTCGGGTCCGCCATTTCTGTTGGTGGGTGATGTACAGCCTCTGAGCGGTAATGTGACCTACCCGTAATAATACGTCAA
This is a stretch of genomic DNA from Bdellovibrio reynosensis. It encodes these proteins:
- a CDS encoding endonuclease I family protein; the protein is MKLTKLIKSVIVLSSLFVCVVEAAQNSPVIPYYGEEFYAAINAGESDETLVYKIKAVLRSYHVKQNGKPDLIVKSCLEQKGSPCYAHTPISYGEARKFLMGKFYLHSDGAGGYTVKDVYCDVERPARDFRKQAPKPNTIPDNKVINVEHTWPQSRFARKFSDDLQKSDLHHLFPTDSQLNAIRGNNLFGEVTTDLIDLKCPASRFGVGSAGPEDVFEPPQQHKGNVARALFYFSVRYDLFITGDEEKILRKWHREDPVDDEEMRRNNEIFKVQSNRNPFIDFPELVDSISNF
- a CDS encoding YaiO family outer membrane beta-barrel protein, whose amino-acid sequence is MKKMVLFFSAMLMSSVSFAEGRSVLYSEWFKSQPKHVQEALTDDQVVVTTAEKAEEIVGNRHELRLDSTGYQSNVPTGDGGQLLVLYKSRVSQKWTVIAIMEGMNRYDYQDGRIGAGAIYHMDKKALRVEITEAGRNTLFPARTAEAEYVTPLTDKLVGYASFRYSDYQQADVVNYLASLAAEYYVSGKDMLYLRVFLSRDNFANAKDANSATGMIKYVRFITDDNRVWVYYANSVEHYAHSYDSGVGQLKGNTYGIGGSYKISKNWYVETNLEYQDRRNSDTKNYVVMFSIIRRW
- a CDS encoding glycosyltransferase family 2 protein, producing MDNISLYESLRQIFIQYGLPGIEYTAYYFIAVNSFYMLLLVLALLSVKKRKNLKPFTGQMDHLSFSPAITILAPAFNEERSIEESTKALLHLQYTRYEVMVLNDGSKDGTLEILKEKFALYAENLPRWSHLGKGIVRGTYKSKIFPNLTVIDKFNSGKADSLNVGIDYASKELICCVDSDSLLEQDALIAVTAPFLEDPTTIASGGTIRVINSNKLENSSVTERRFPKEFLPAIQLLEYIRAFFCGRVGWNSLNATIIISGAFGAFKKDAVVAVGGYQTDTLGEDMDLVVRLHAYHRLKKIPYQIVFLPEPVCWTEVPSDWRTLKKQRRRWSIGLAQVLWKYKGLLMNPRYGTVGLIAFPYFLFVDLLSPFIEFFAIFLIVAGVGFGYFGQYAEVLLFFISIFYGSIVTYAAAMIDDSFDENRRHFPSLTKIFMFSILENFGYRQVHALWRIEGVLKAFKKDHRWGSMKRKGLTSGG